In a single window of the Micromonospora inositola genome:
- the pepN gene encoding aminopeptidase N: protein MRNLTQVEATERARLLDVTGYDISLDLSTAVQATGRTFRSVTEVRFRCAEPGASTFIEVAADSVRSATLNGAPVDISGWSAEKGLTLSGLDAENTLVVDADFGYSNSGQGLHRTVDPVDGETYLYSQFETADAQKVFACFDQPDLKSVYTWHATVPDHWRVVSNMPVEREEPAGEALKTVHFAESARMSTYITALCAGPYHEVRDSHDGIDLGVFCRASMAQYLDSDDLFLITKQGFDFFHEKFGVRYPLPKYDQLWVPDFNAGAMENFGCVTHAESHYIFRSQVTDFEYEQRANTILHELAHMWFGDLVTMRWWNDLWLNESFAEWASHWCNTHATRFRDAWTTFLSIRKNWGYRQDQLSSTHPVYCEMPDLEAVEVNFDGITYAKGASVLKQLVAYVGEEPFLAGLRAYFGKHAWGNATFDDLLSELETASGRELRKFAAQWLETAQVNTLRPEVTTGADGAYQRVLVRQEAPAGHPTLRTHRIGVGLYDLTDGRLIRRERIEVDVTGEQTELSALHGKPAADVLLLNDDDLTYTKLRLDERSMANVVQHIAGFESSLARALCWTAAWDMTRDAELAARDYVALVLAGLPAETDINLVTATLRQATTTLTFYADPAWAPTGWAELARTAKDALAAAEPGSGFQLAWARAYTSAARSDEDLATLRGWLDGAEVPTGLTVDTELRWTVLQALVANGAAGAAEVEAELATDRTASGEREAAYAHALVPTAENKAAVWAQLTGPEALPNWRHRALLQGFAHPAQVDLVAPYREKYFQVVAQVWASRDSEPAQEFTQLAYPAYLVEEETVAATDAWLAGEGHPAPLRRLVAEGRDGVVRALQARAKDARSA from the coding sequence GTGCGCAATCTGACCCAGGTCGAGGCCACCGAGCGGGCCCGCCTGCTCGACGTGACCGGGTACGACATCAGCCTTGACCTGTCGACCGCCGTGCAGGCCACCGGCCGCACGTTCCGCTCGGTGACGGAGGTCCGGTTCCGCTGCGCCGAGCCGGGGGCGAGCACGTTCATCGAGGTGGCCGCCGACTCGGTCCGGTCCGCGACGCTCAACGGCGCACCCGTCGACATCTCCGGCTGGTCGGCCGAGAAGGGCCTCACGCTGTCCGGTCTGGACGCGGAGAACACCCTGGTGGTGGACGCGGACTTCGGGTACTCGAACAGCGGGCAGGGCCTGCACCGCACGGTGGACCCGGTCGACGGGGAGACCTACCTGTACAGCCAGTTCGAGACGGCGGACGCGCAGAAGGTCTTCGCCTGCTTCGACCAGCCCGACCTGAAGAGCGTCTACACCTGGCACGCCACCGTCCCGGACCACTGGCGGGTGGTGTCCAACATGCCGGTGGAGCGGGAGGAACCGGCCGGCGAGGCGCTCAAGACCGTCCACTTCGCCGAGTCGGCGCGGATGAGCACCTACATCACCGCGCTCTGCGCCGGGCCGTACCACGAGGTGCGGGACAGCCACGACGGGATCGACCTGGGCGTCTTCTGCCGGGCCTCCATGGCGCAGTACCTGGACTCGGACGACCTGTTCCTGATCACCAAGCAGGGCTTCGACTTCTTCCACGAGAAGTTCGGGGTGCGCTACCCGCTGCCCAAGTACGACCAGCTCTGGGTGCCGGACTTCAACGCCGGCGCGATGGAGAACTTCGGCTGCGTCACCCACGCCGAGTCGCACTACATCTTCCGCTCGCAGGTCACCGACTTCGAGTACGAGCAGCGGGCGAACACGATCCTGCACGAGCTGGCGCACATGTGGTTCGGTGACCTGGTCACCATGCGCTGGTGGAACGACCTGTGGCTGAACGAGTCGTTCGCCGAGTGGGCCAGCCACTGGTGCAACACCCACGCCACCCGGTTCCGCGACGCGTGGACGACCTTCCTGTCCATCCGGAAGAACTGGGGCTACCGGCAGGACCAGCTCTCCTCCACCCACCCGGTCTACTGTGAGATGCCGGACCTGGAGGCGGTCGAGGTCAACTTCGACGGCATCACGTACGCCAAGGGCGCCAGCGTGCTCAAGCAGCTCGTCGCGTACGTCGGCGAGGAGCCGTTCCTGGCCGGCCTGCGGGCGTACTTCGGCAAGCACGCCTGGGGCAACGCCACCTTCGACGACCTGCTGTCGGAGCTGGAGACCGCCTCCGGCCGGGAGCTGCGCAAGTTCGCCGCGCAGTGGCTGGAGACGGCGCAGGTCAACACGCTGCGCCCCGAGGTGACCACCGGGGCCGACGGGGCGTACCAGCGGGTGCTGGTCCGCCAGGAGGCGCCGGCCGGGCACCCGACGCTGCGTACCCACCGGATCGGGGTTGGCCTCTACGACCTGACCGACGGCCGGCTGATCCGCCGCGAGCGGATCGAGGTCGACGTGACCGGGGAGCAGACCGAGCTCTCCGCGCTGCACGGCAAGCCCGCCGCCGACGTGCTGCTGCTCAACGACGACGACCTGACGTACACCAAGCTGCGGCTGGACGAGCGGTCGATGGCGAACGTGGTGCAGCACATCGCCGGCTTCGAGTCGTCGCTGGCCCGGGCGCTCTGCTGGACCGCCGCCTGGGACATGACCCGCGACGCCGAGCTCGCCGCCCGCGACTACGTCGCGCTGGTGCTGGCCGGCCTGCCCGCCGAGACCGACATCAACCTGGTCACCGCCACCCTGCGGCAGGCGACCACCACGCTCACCTTCTACGCCGACCCGGCGTGGGCGCCGACCGGCTGGGCCGAGCTGGCCCGGACCGCGAAGGACGCCCTGGCCGCGGCGGAGCCGGGCAGCGGCTTCCAGCTCGCCTGGGCCCGGGCGTACACCTCGGCGGCCCGCTCCGACGAGGACCTGGCGACGCTGCGCGGTTGGCTGGACGGCGCCGAGGTGCCGACCGGGCTGACCGTGGACACCGAGCTGCGCTGGACGGTGCTCCAGGCCCTCGTGGCCAACGGCGCGGCGGGTGCCGCCGAGGTCGAGGCCGAGCTGGCGACCGACCGCACGGCCAGCGGCGAGCGGGAGGCCGCGTACGCGCACGCGCTGGTGCCGACGGCGGAGAACAAGGCGGCGGTGTGGGCGCAGCTCACCGGCCCGGAGGCGCTGCCGAACTGGCGGCACCGGGCGCTGCTGCAGGGCTTCGCGCACCCGGCGCAGGTCGACCTGGTCGCGCCGTACCGGGAGAAGTACTTCCAGGTGGTGGCCCAGGTCTGGGCCAGCCGGGACAGCGAGCCGGCGCAGGAGTTCACCCAGCTCGCCTACCCGGCGTACCTGGTCGAGGAGGAGACGGTGGCGGCGACCGACGCGTGGCTGGCCGGCGAGGGCCACCCGGCGCCGCTGCGCCGGCTGGTCGCCGAGGGCCGCGACGGCGTGGTGCGCGCCCTGCAGGCCCGCGCCAAGGACGCCCGGAGCGCCTGA
- a CDS encoding mycothiol-dependent nitroreductase Rv2466c family protein, translated as MTERVAVDMWFDPLCPWAWITSRWLLEVEKVRPVDIDFHVMSLSVLNEGRDLPEQYQELMKSGWGPVRVCIAVEQAHGQEAVAKLYTAMGNRIHLGKEPLGREMLVGALTEVGLDPALADAAETTAYDEALRASHEAGMRPVGTDVGTPVIHAPGPDGDKVAFFGPVITPAPKGEAAGRLWDGVLLVAGTPGFYELKRSRELGPIFD; from the coding sequence GTGACCGAACGTGTCGCCGTGGACATGTGGTTCGACCCGCTGTGCCCGTGGGCGTGGATCACGTCCCGCTGGCTGCTGGAGGTCGAGAAGGTCCGGCCCGTGGACATCGACTTCCACGTGATGAGCCTGTCCGTGCTCAACGAGGGCCGGGACCTGCCCGAGCAGTACCAGGAACTGATGAAGAGCGGCTGGGGCCCGGTGCGGGTCTGCATCGCCGTCGAGCAGGCGCACGGCCAGGAGGCGGTGGCGAAGCTCTACACCGCGATGGGCAACCGGATCCACCTCGGCAAGGAGCCGCTCGGCCGGGAGATGCTGGTCGGCGCGCTCACCGAGGTCGGGCTGGACCCGGCGCTCGCCGACGCCGCCGAGACCACCGCGTACGACGAGGCGCTGCGGGCCAGCCACGAGGCGGGCATGCGGCCGGTCGGCACCGACGTCGGCACCCCGGTGATCCACGCCCCCGGCCCGGACGGCGACAAGGTCGCCTTCTTCGGCCCGGTGATCACCCCGGCGCCGAAGGGCGAGGCGGCCGGCCGGCTCTGGGACGGCGTGCTGCTGGTCGCCGGAACCCCGGGCTTCTACGAGCTGAAGCGTTCCCGCGAGCTGGGCCCCATCTTCGACTGA